atgtttttctattttttcgtgtcttcttcaatttctttcataagatttctatagctttcagcgTACAGATTTTTTacctatttggttaggtttattcctaagtattttatggtttttgttgcaattgtaaacAGGATCAATCCCCTGAtacctctttctgttgcttcattattggtgtataaaaatgtgacctatttctgtacactgattttatatcctgtgactttgctgaattcctgtatcagctctagcagtttttgggtggagtctttcaggttctCCACGTAGAGGTTCATGTCATCTGTGacgaatgaaagtttgacttcttttttgttaatttgaatgccttttatttcattttgttgtctgattgctgaagcaaGTACTTCCAACCctatgttgaacaacagcggtgagagtgatcatccctgtcgtgttcctgatctcagggggaaagctctcagtttttccccattgaagataatattaactgtgggcctttcatacatgacttttattatgttaagatatgttccttctatcctgtctttcttgagagtttttatttaaaaaaatgtttttaacgtttatttatttttgagacagagagagacagagcatgaacgggggagtggcagagagagagggagacacagaatcagaagcaggcttcaggctctgagccatcagcccagagcccgatgcggggctcgaactcacggagcgtgagatcgtgacctgagctgaagtcggaagcttaactgactgagccacccaggtgccccttgagggttttcattaagaaaggatgctgtacatgtcaaatgctttttctgcatctattgacaggatcatctggttcttatcctttcttctgttaatgtgatgtatcacattgattgatttgcaaatattgaacccactctgcagcccaggaactaatcccacttggtcatggtgaataattcttttaatatatgtttatatttgattTGCTACtatcctgttgagaatttttgcatccatgttcatcagggaaattggtctgtccGTCTCCTTTGTAGTGAGAGgtctttttagtgaggtctttgcctggttttgaaatCTAGAtaatgctggcatcatagaatgagtctggaaatttttcttctgtttctattttttggaacaatttgagaagaataggtatcaactctgctttaaatgtctggtagaattcccctgggaagccatctggctcagGACTcgtatttgttgggagattttgataaccgattcaatttcttcactggttataggtcagttcaaattttctattttttcccactgagttttggtaggaatttgtccatttcttgcagattgcccattttgttggcatataatttttcatagtattctctaataattgtttgtatttctgtggtgtggttgtgatctctcttcttgcattcatgattttatctatttgggttctctctcttttctttttgagaagtccggctaggggtttatcaatttcatttatctttcaaaaaaaaaaaaacagtcttatattcattgatttgttctactgttttctttctttctttctttctttattattattattattattattattattattattattattttggattctatattgtttatttctgctctagtctttattatttctcttctggtggctttgggctttctttgctgctgcctttcCAGATcccttaggtgtaaggttagtttgtGTATTTGGGCCTTTCTTGCTTCATGAGATAGGCCTGAActgcaatttattttcctcttaggactgcctttgctgcatcccagagtgtttggaatgttgtgttttcattttcacttgcttctatatatttttgtaatttcttctttaatttcctggttgacccattcattctttagtaggatgttctttaacctccatgtatttgggagctttccaaaaaattttttgtggttggtttcaagtttcatagtgttgtgatctgaaaatatacatggtatgatctcaatatttttatacttattgaAGGCTGTTCGTGACCCAGCTGAGGTTGCTGTGCTGTTCCCTGAAGCCTCACATTGCTGTTCttgttggggagaaaaatggagacaccccagtctctcctccttgGACTGCGTGTCTTAAACCacactgttcaggcagccctcataGAGTAGCGAGGGCGGCCGCTTGTCCTGATCCACAGTCTCCTGTGCCTCCCAGGTGctcggctgggattcaaaacctgaaGTCTTCCAGGCCCCTGCACCACGTGGACCCTGTTCTGGGGTAGCGCCATTCAGTCCTGCAGATAAAAtgcctttggctggcacctgcaggttCTTTTGTCCTTAGGAGACAATGGAcccttttcccacagcactcgaGGAAgtggactgttctctcccagtgcacccTTGAGATTGCTACTGCCCCGGGGCTGGTTCCCTACCccacaggcacatgcacacatTGGCAGCTCCCGTCCAGAGAAAGTGAGGcacttttgcttttgaaaactcCAATCTTCAGCTCCTGAAgctgtttgcaaaatagaaactGACACTGTCCATATTTCTCCCTCCCCAGTCCATGGTCCTGAGAGGTTTTTTAATCTTGTCAATACCACAATTCCccagtctctctgtctttcccttttgtctctccacagaaggggttccCTCTCTTCCATGCCTATGTCGTTTTATTTCCCCCAATTCTCACACACGCGCCTCAAATTGACCAaactgtctctctccccctgtggtgatccttctgccactccgcagattgatttcctgggtgttccaagtgatctgacctcattatagctgtgtttgagggcAAGGGAAAGCCCAGTCCCCCTACTTCTcagccatcttaactcctctccctcctcctcctcattctttaaaaaaaaatttttttaatgtttactaatttttgacagagagacaaagcatgagtgtgggagggcagagagagagggagacacagaatctgaagcaggctccaggctccaagctgtcagcacagagcccgacggcgagatcatgacctgagctgaagtcggtggcttaatagactgagccacccagacacccctccctcctcctcattctTAATGGATGGTCTTGTTTCTTATTTCATAGAAAAATACCAACCTGCCAATCTGCACCTGTAATCCTATATCCTATATTACCTCCTATGGTTAAACACAAAGGGTAGTACTTTGTCTTGAAGTCAATTCCTCCTCTGGGGTACTAACTCTCATCACTTCTCATCTGCTGAAAGACTTAATGTTTGCaattcccccctctctcttccatttAACAACAACCTCAACTTGATTCTACATCTCCTTCAGctccattttccatttccctgcttCCCTTCGCAGCATATCACATTCTCTTAAAAACAATCGTCTATACCAATTCTCTTGCCTTCCTGTTTTCCCACACTCCCTTGAATCTACTCCAAagtgtttctgtctctttccttcctcaagAACTGATTGTTAAAGATCACCAATGACTTCTATGCAGCCAAATCCAAGTCAATTCTCAGTTGGGATGTTGTCGTACCTGTAAGCACCTTTTGGCTTACACAAATGGTTTTGTAGCTTTTGACACAAATGATTAgcctttctttcttgaaatacTTTCTTTACTCCATGTCAAGGACTCTTCTTGCTCTTGGTTGTCATCTGTCTCATTGGCCACTCTTTACCAGTCTCTTTTGTAAGATCTGGTTCTGCCTTGATAATCTCTAAGTTGGTCTGCCCCAGAAAACTTctttgtctatatatatatatatatatatatatatatatatatatatatattacttccTAGGTAATGTCATTTAGTTCCATGGCTTTCATGCCATAAAAAATTAATGTCTGCCTACTCAACAACTCCAGGTGGATATCTACAAGTACCTGACCCACAGATTGTCTAAAACTAAATTCTCGATTAGATCTGTTCTTCCCTAAGCCTCCATTGTATACATTTGGGTGCTATTATTTGCCAGGTACTAAAtgccaaaaaacagaaaggtagttttaaaaccatttttttagtagttaaaatttgtttttattttctaatttgtaaattttttttagcgATTGtactgattttattacttttactaaGTCAGTTTATCTTTGTCACTctcaatacaaagaaataaaacaatataaagaaaatacgTCCTCattattattcacaataaaaaagGTCTGCTTCATTCTGTAGGCCTGGGCATATTATATTATAGGGAGCACTTCATGGCTCAAGTGGATCAAAGTACGATTTTGATTCTGACCCACCGAATGGAATCTCATGCATATCTGGTGACTGCACTAACTCCATGGGAGCTGTGATGTACTGAACCATTTCTGTGGTACCCCTGATCTCACTAAATTAAGAAAAGTCCCTACACAAGAAAAGATAACAATCTGTCCGTAAATTATATCTATAGGCTCTTTCTTTAGTGGAAGGTGGGAAAGGGGCCCATTCTTGAGTATATGGATACAAGTATTGTTGTGTCTAAAGATTGCTGAATTGATATTGTGTCTGTTATAATGAAAATAAGGTGAACATCAAAACCACTGCCAGATTAAGAAGCTACCACAACTTGTCTCAGTTCGTCCAAGAATGGAGCAAGTTCCTTTGCTAGGCTGACAATGAATCCTGTATTGACATTGCTGCTGGTCGTGAAACTCACCACCAAAGGTAAACGATTGAATTGAACCACCTGGTAGGCGTTATAGTAACAgatgatacttttattttttgaaagtccAAGTTTGCTTCCTTGGTCTGTTGCCAGGGCAAAAGTAGAGAAGAAACCAGGTCTCAAAGCATGCTCTGGAGCATTATCATTGGCCACTGTAATAACTGGCACTCCATCTCCATCTGACACAACAATAGCATGGAGCCCTTCAACACTTGGTAATTTTTTATACAGGAATCGCTTCAGGTCATCTGCCATGATGAACCCCTTTCTCCCGCAGGGTCACCCTCCACTCCTGGTTGTCTGGGTTGCCGTGTTCTCTCAGCTGTACATTCAGGGACAGGGTCAAAAACAGTCTCCTCTGAAAGCTGTCATCACATGATTTgtgtaaaatttgtttttaaaaatacagtatgatttAAGTTCTCCAGTGTGAACTGTGCGTCTTTTACTGAAAATTTCTCTTAGTTTAGGGTGGTGAGAACTAACGTGCTAATGGAggactttcttcttctttttttctttttgaagcaaGAGATACTGACTCTGTTGTcatttaaaaggtaattttggCTGTGTGCAGCAGTCAGTCTGAGAAGAGAGCTTTCTAGAGGCCTGGATAATACACTGTGACATGGGGAATTGGGCACTCTGGCTCTGTGAATGTGATATGAACTGTGGGCTCCAGCCTCAGTCAAGGCCTTGGTGCCAGAGTTCAATGTAGTTCACGCAAATGGACCCTTCAGAGTTGGCTGCAGCTTTGTAGTAACAGCCTCGAAGGTGAATCATGCATTTTTGGGTAATGGGAAAAATGTCAATTTCTGCAGACAAAGTCCTTAATAATGATAATCCCCTTAATGATAACtgccttcacatttttaaaaatgttttattttatatttgagagagagacatagagcatgagcaggggaggggcagagagatggagacagactctgaagcaggctccaggttctgagttgtcagaacagaacccaatgcagggcttgaacccacgagcagagagatcatgacctgagctggagtagggcatttttttttaaatgtttatttaattttgagagagagagagagagagacagagtgtgagaaggggaggatgagagagagagggagacacagaatctgaagcaggctccaggctctgagctgtcaacacagagcccgacgcggggctcgaactcacgaactgtgagatcatgaccagagctgaagtcggacacttaaccgaatgagccactcaggcgcccctgaagtagggcatttaaccaactgagccaccagatgctcCTATGATAACTGCCTTCAAATAAATAATCAAGATGAGGAAAAGTTCATGATGATAATGGTGACAAATTCCAAAGCAATAATATCAGCCCCAGTTACAACCCAGTGACCAAATCTTGTGACTACTGTTCCAGTCGGTTCATCCCCAGCAGTAGCTGTAGCTCAAGTCCAACTGCTGTCTCTGCTTTGGTTCCCACTTCTGCAACTGCACCCCTTCCTCAGGCAGCAGGGACAACATCTTCTGAATCTGCACTTCCTAATGCAACTAAATGAGACAAACCTGCACAAAAGCCAGTGGAGACTTCAGTGAGCACTTGCCCAATACCAACCGAATGGCACATTAGGAGGTTCTTCTCAGTAAAAACCTTTTTGAAGATGCAACAAGAGTACTTGTGACAGGTTGGCCTCATGAGAATATggcaattggggcgcctgggtggctcaatcggttaggcgtctgactcttgatttcagctcagatcatgatctcagggtcatgagatcgagtcctgtgtcaggctccatgctgagcgtggagcctgcttaagattctctctctccctctccctaaaatatacaatgaaatcaTGTCAATGAGCTGGTTTCAACAACCCTGACAGAGCAGtacttttttactttatatttttaaaaattactaataagctttattttttagagcagtttctggtgcacagaaaaattgagcagacaTTGAGAGAACTCCCATGTATCTCTGTCCCCCCAATACCATAGCTTtccctgttattaacatcttgcattggTATGATACCCCTGCTATCACTTATGTACCTATATTGATACTTTCATTATTACTAACTAAACTCTTTTGTTTACATTAGGGGCCATTCTTTGTGTTGTTCAggtctatgagttttgacaaatgtatggtGTCATATACATACTGTGTTACAGTATCACACAGattagtttcactgccttaaaaatcctctgtgctccacccattcatcccccctctccttccctctggcaaccaccgatcTTTTTACCATCTCTATagatttgtcttttccagaatgtcatatagttggaatcacacagcaaGAAGCCTTTTCAAAGTGacatctttcacttagtaatacgtTTCCACAGTTGTctatgtctttttgtggcttgatagctcatttctttttaacactgaataatattccgctGTCTGTGCCActatttgtttacccattcacctactaaaggacatcttggtaattttcaatttttggcaattgtgaataaagcagccataaatattcatgtgcaggtttttatgggaacataaattttcaactcccttgggtaaataccaaggagtgcaattgctgggtcatataacaagagcatgtttagttttgtacaAAACCACTCaagtgtcttccaaagtggctataccgtTTTGTATACCTACCAGcgatgaatgagagttcctgctgcTCCACATCTTAGCCAGCAGTGGTCTTGTCAGTTTTGGATTTTTGCTGTTCTGatagatgtgtagtggtatctcattgttactttaattttcaattccctaatgacatatgatggaGAGCAtcagttctctttaaaaaaaattttttttaatgttcattttttttttttttgagagagagagagagagaacgagcaggggtgggggaggggcagagagaaagggaaagacacagactccgaagcggagcttgaactcacgaaccgtgagaccatgacctgagccgtagtcggatgcttaaccaactgagtcacccagacacccctagaacATCATTTCAAATACTTATTTACCGTTTGTGTAtcatctttggtgaggtgtctgttcagatctttggGCCactttttaactgggttatttgttttcttattgtcaaGTTTCAAGAGTTCTATATTTTGGACGCAGGTCCTTTATTAGATATACAtttcgcaaatatcttctcccagtctgtggcttgtctgcAATTATAGAAGTATCTTTTAATGGGAAGTCCTGAACAGAGAAAGTTAGGCTATGGTTGACTTCCTCAGGCAGTGAGAACTGGTTTCCTCAGCCTTGAGCAGTGGCTACAGCTGCAGATTCTGTAGGACTTGCTCTTGAAATTTTATGAAATCAACCTTGACTGAGATGAGATACATCAATCAGCAGAAACCTTCACTGCTTCCAGTATTGCTACCTCAAACAAGTCATGAAAATCTTCAGACTTCAGCCAAGTAGCCAACCTTAGGAGTACTGATTCAGATGTCAAGTGGATGATGTCTGGAAGCTCGTGGCCAAGGAAGAGGAATGGAAGTGGCAGGGGAAGAGTTGCAGGAGCCAGAAGAACTTGTATGAACCCTTATTATGGACTGCATGTTTGTGCTCCCCCAGGATCCGTAGGTTGACATCCGAACCCCAgatgtgatggcattaggaggtgaggactttgggaggtgattaggtcatgagagtaaAGCCCTCATTAATTAGATTAGATTAGTGCCTCTGTAAAAGActccccagagagctctcttgccTTCTTTCGACCATGTAAGGATCCAAGTCAGTAGTCTGTAATCCAGAAGAAGGTTCTCACCAGAACTATGCTAGCacactgatcttggacttccatcctccagagccatgagaaataaatctctgttgtttacaTGCCATGCaatctatggtaatttgttatagtatCCCCAGCTGATGAAGACAAGCACATTCAAGTATAGTATGAGGAAAAAGACATGATCACGAGGTTAAAGACATCAGTGTTTCCTGAGAGCcttatgaaatatacatattttgctTTTGAGAAGACTGAAAGGGACTTTCTTACCCTCACATTTTACATCAATGCATTACATTAACTCTTCCCTGGACCATGTGGGATGATTTAGGTTAATGTCTGTAACTTGGTAAAAGGTAGTATACTGTTGGGGGTGGAAAGGGCGAGACATAGGAAATAGGGCAGAGATGAATGTAGTGTATGTCTATTTAAATTGCATATCCATACAGTGTGTAGAATGTTGTACAACCAGAAACCAGCCTTTGcaggtctttgtttcttttagaaaatagtaGGAAATTTTTCTTAGGTGTTTACTCTTACTGCACTAAATCCAGAAATTTAGTGTCATGctgtgttttgtatttctttgacttAACATTGGTTTTAGAAATAATCCTTGCTACCTAGACTCTATAGTCTCTATTTTATGGCCACATTGGATAATAGCTTtgtgaaattgaaaaatattttggagtgaCTGTATACAgaaatgccaatttttttttgaCTATTGTTGCTTCTTCAAATACGTATGACATTGGTgtaagaaaacacattctttaatGAGAAATACTTGTAGAAAAAAGGGAAACCTTCTCTTTATATGAAAATAACTACTAGTTTAAAATgatttctcggggcacctgggtggctgagttggttaagcgtctgacttcagctcaggtcatgatctcatggctcctgagttaaagccctgtgtcaggctctgtgctgaaagctcagagcctggagcctccttcagattctgtgtctttctctctctctctctgcccctgccccgctcgtgcttagtctctctctccctaaagacattaaattttaaagaaaaattaaaatgatttcttgaTTGTTGAATGTAAGCCCCTTCTTAGGTGATTTAAGAAGCTGTACAATTATAGTTAGTATCTGCAAATACAGTTAGTTTCTTATTCACATTATTTGGGGTAAAAATTGGCAGCTGTCTAAGCTTCAAAATAATCATTGTGGGCTTCATTTTGATGCATCCTTTTGGGCAGCACACACTTCTGAggccaatgaagaaatggaacGGTTGCTTCTCTTCAATCTGACCCTTCCCTCAGCAGAAATGTCTTTGCCAGTAAACCGTGAGTTCAAACtgttgtcttgcttttttttttttttttaaaccacaaaatgCTGATTGgattaaaaactaatgaaaatgttccaaaaccaggttttatttatttatttatttgagaggagagagaagagagcatgtgtaagtgggggaagaggtacagagagagagagagagaggatcttaagaaGGTTCCaagctcaatgcagagcccagatGTGgaactcaatctcacaaccctgggattatgacctaagGCCAAAAGCAAGACTTggaagttcaactgactgagccacccaggcacccctcaaaacaaagtttataacatttgtaaattctttttttaatcagataaaGATGTGTGGCaactaaaattattaatattataatacagAAAGAGGACAGAACTATATAACTACAGAAGGACAACATCTTTTATTGCATGAAGTGAATGGGAGCAATATTTGGAGGGCTGAGAGATGCACCTGAAaatgtactttgaaaaatataaaatcaagataTTCATGGTTTATTAGAAGTAAAATCTTactagtgaaaaaaataataatatgaatgtCATTTGGCTTACATAAATATGATATGCAATTTTCTACCTAGTATCTCTGTACGTTGAATAGGCATCTCAACTCTGGTATTCCCTGAAtaaaatttttggtttttctccCATAACTAACTCTCTCCAAGATTTTCCTTATCAATAAATTGCAGCGCTAGACATCTTTACTCTAGCTAACCTATAAATGCACTTTATTAACCCTTTCTGACATACATGTAACAAACAAAATCTCTGGATTTTTGTtggtatttgaattttatttgtgatatttCTGACATGCCAAGGATGTTGGGTTTTATGTCATTAAATTTATCAATACCTTCctttataatttatgtatcaGTATCATGTTTTAGAGAAGCTATCACTAACCAAGAGATATTGTCTGTATTACTTTAGAATCCAAGTTGAAGATTTGATATAACTGACCTATTCCATGGAAATTTTTTGACTTGGTCAACAGTTGGTTCAAATTCCTCTTTTAGAATTGAAGGCTGAATTATCCAGGGTAGCTGTtactgggtgggggcggggtgatGGTTGTGGTGATGGTAGTGGAATGGTGGCCATGTTGTGttgatgatggagatgatggtggtgatggtgtagTGGTGATGGAGATAGAGATAATAGTAGTGGGGTGGCCTTTTTGCACAAATCACAGAAATAAGCCGTTTTATTTCCAGGCTACCTTATCTTTTA
The Panthera tigris isolate Pti1 chromosome C2, P.tigris_Pti1_mat1.1, whole genome shotgun sequence genome window above contains:
- the LOC122230708 gene encoding ragulator complex protein LAMTOR3-like, which gives rise to MADDLKRFLYKKLPSVEGLHAIVVSDGDGVPVITVANDNAPEHALRPGFFSTFALATDQGSKLGLSKNKSIICYYNAYQVVQFNRLPLVVSFTTSSNVNTGFIVSLAKELAPFLDELRQVVVAS